One part of the Alligator mississippiensis isolate rAllMis1 chromosome 3, rAllMis1, whole genome shotgun sequence genome encodes these proteins:
- the LOC132243340 gene encoding phospholipase A2 inhibitor gamma subunit B-like, translated as MFCIHQEVKRPVSSASGSLLHTMKAPVILYVLLAFLDQGSSLQCEVCREKRDSCSGSMETCNPGHDTCGIIKSETILGELKSRTYTKSCLSSDACRNPFLSMDFGKGIRQRTSIACCTGEACRTTSVQLPPVNTTLNGLQCPACYSVGSYDCGNEIVYCAGSDTYCFDIAGTLLTGEVSVKAAMKGCTTLSECKVPQGETKALHVLSMNFTRFECKPASSAASKASGWTLRAILWFPIMARLILTKTIS; from the exons ATGTTCTGCATCCACCAAGAAGTCAAGAGACCTGTGTCCAGTGCCTCCGGCTCTCTCCTCCACACCATGAAAGCACCCGTCATCCTCTACGTCCTCTTGGCTTTCCTAGACCAAG gcAGCTCTCTCCAGTGTGAAGTTTGCCGTGAGAAACGGGACAGCTGTTCTGGCTCCATGGAGACCTGCAATCCAGGCCATGATACCTGCGGTATTATCAAAAGTGAAACGATACTAG GGGAGTTGAAGTCGCGGACTTACACAAAGTCCTGTCTCAGCTCTGATGCGTGTCGCAATCCCTTTCTTAGCATGGACTTTGGGAAAGGAATAAGACAAAGAACCAGTATCGCCTGCTGCACCGGGGAGGCCTGTCGAACTACATCTGTCCAGT TGCCACCAGTGAACACCACTCTCAATGGCTTGCAGTGTCCAGCGTGCTACAGTGTTGGATCTTATGACTGTGGCAACGAGATTGTGTATTGTGCCGGGTCTGACACCTACTGCTTTGATATAGCAGGGACACTTCTCACAG GGGAAGTCAGTGTGAAAGCCGCAATGAAAGGCTGCACCACTCTGTCTGAGTGCAAAGTGCCACAAGGAGAGACGAAGGCACTCCATGTCTTGTCCATGAATTTTACTAGGTTTGAATGCAAGCCAGCTTcttctgcagccagcaaggcttcTGGATGGACCCTGCGAGCCATCCTCTGGTTTCCCATCATGGCCAGGCTCATCTTGACCAAGACCATTTCCTGA